The following coding sequences are from one Elusimicrobiota bacterium window:
- a CDS encoding TrbC/VirB2 family protein, which translates to MMKRKELFLSVLIVLLLASASFCASTVTFSDTSGVGASFTKIITWLSTVLGAGLTIIGLIITGIRLAMHDEQALKKGIWVIVGGIIIFIAPQILKLIQSFGN; encoded by the coding sequence ATGAAAAGAAAAGAATTGTTTTTATCCGTGCTCATTGTTTTGTTATTAGCGTCAGCAAGTTTCTGTGCATCCACAGTAACTTTTTCTGACACTTCAGGAGTCGGAGCTTCGTTTACCAAGATTATCACATGGCTATCCACGGTATTAGGCGCAGGGCTTACGATCATAGGGTTGATTATCACGGGGATACGCTTAGCGATGCACGACGAGCAGGCATTGAAGAAAGGCATCTGGGTTATTGTTGGGGGTATAATCATATTCATTGCCCCGCAGATACTGAAATTAATCCAGAGCTTCGGGAATTAA